A genome region from Blautia coccoides includes the following:
- a CDS encoding helix-turn-helix domain-containing protein, translating to MKLPDNSDLDLKEQKDHGTASFPCGLYEIFEVTDWEGVKHHWHDEVEILYFMKGEFQLDVNMETYKIQEECFYFINAGELHSIHPQSVCLESAVLFHPRILSFDNYDIAQSRILQPLLKKKLFFPLRLTAKDAAFSAVKKEYLDIVNVFYQNGSYLSKEGQTVTEDLPSQLFIRAGLLKILGILSGEGLLTTQEKTDDYRVEIIKNSLAYIHEHYQEKFYIRDLAQQAGMNEQYFCRFFKKAIGRTPITYINEYRIGHAITLLQDTELPVMDICLDCGFNNLGNFLREFRKKTGATPLQYRKSFRSKKS from the coding sequence ATGAAGCTTCCAGACAATTCAGACCTGGATCTGAAGGAACAAAAAGACCACGGCACAGCCTCTTTTCCCTGCGGCCTTTACGAGATTTTTGAGGTCACGGACTGGGAAGGGGTAAAACACCACTGGCATGACGAGGTGGAAATCCTGTATTTTATGAAGGGAGAATTCCAACTGGACGTCAATATGGAGACTTACAAAATACAGGAGGAATGTTTCTATTTTATCAACGCAGGAGAGCTGCACTCCATCCATCCCCAATCGGTCTGTCTGGAATCTGCTGTGCTCTTCCATCCCCGCATTTTAAGCTTTGACAACTACGATATTGCCCAAAGCCGCATCCTCCAGCCCCTTTTAAAGAAAAAACTGTTTTTCCCCCTGCGCCTCACTGCAAAAGACGCGGCTTTTTCTGCTGTCAAAAAAGAATACCTGGATATTGTAAACGTATTTTATCAAAACGGTTCCTACCTTTCCAAAGAAGGACAGACCGTGACGGAAGACCTGCCCTCCCAGCTCTTTATCCGGGCCGGCCTTTTAAAGATCCTGGGCATCCTGTCAGGTGAGGGGCTTCTGACCACCCAGGAAAAGACGGATGACTACCGCGTGGAGATCATAAAAAATTCTCTTGCCTACATCCATGAACATTACCAGGAAAAATTCTATATCCGGGACCTGGCACAACAGGCAGGCATGAACGAACAGTATTTCTGCCGTTTTTTCAAAAAAGCCATTGGGAGGACCCCCATCACATACATCAATGAATACCGCATCGGCCATGCCATCACCCTGCTTCAGGATACGGAGCTTCCCGTTATGGATATCTGTCTGGACTGCGGCTTCAACAACCTGGGGAACTTTCTGCGGGAGTTCCGCAAGAAGACAGGTGCCACCCCTTTACAGTACAGAAAATCTTTCCGCAGCAAAAAGTCATAA